A section of the Triplophysa dalaica isolate WHDGS20190420 chromosome 8, ASM1584641v1, whole genome shotgun sequence genome encodes:
- the slc23a3 gene encoding solute carrier family 23 member 3 isoform X1 has translation MVKSDGSKNLAACEEEPLDPYQAGGIKSLEVNFSPSLLLNIPLALQHVLVQSSLCALVVGLLIHEVDKERVVAHVLFYSGISTLLQSWVGSRLPLIQAPSLDFLIPAMTLISAQAEIPVACRGQCLKPEETVAPEHPIRELRGMTVVTGVVQLALGLTGVSGFALGRSGPLVLAPLLCILGFSIYRNAALLCSDHWGMAALAIMLLVILSQHLHSFLRLSVFPLCRKLCVLLSVMLTWGVCAALIKWGHVHLTSIAQILSTERVLNDTFIQSMNTMNSSNILFSNHIVPWLYFPLPASALPLMSGKSIAAGVAGGLSASVSSTAVYVVAARLLKAPVPPAHACNRGLCVDGLGSLLTGLMGAPVGLCSSVPNACVIGLNQSGSRSTVQLAGVFLLILGVSPQLARILCSVPLAVHGAVLSVTYTIAIATGITYFQHADVDSGRNIFNIGFTMFMSLALPRWFTIHSEFIQTGSPSVDVLLQSLLTLPVFFVGVLAFFLELTVSGSLSERGLLRRQGTNKIQSLADQQQGYSYSPDSVYDPPPLFLKLLELRGLRTVPFCACRTPNIEVVTVTVPEMSNLLGEKDPVVSST, from the exons ATGGTAAAGAGTGACGGAAGTAAAAATCTGGCTGCATGTGAAGAGGAACCTTTGGACCCCTACCAAGCTGGAGGAATAAAGAGTCTAGAAGTGAATTTCAGTCCTTCATTGTTGCTGAATATTCCACTTGCGCTGCAA CATGTGTTGGTGCAGTCCTCTCTCTGTGCATTGGTTGTGGGTTTGCTCATCCATGAAGTAGACAAGGAAAGAGTAGTGGCCCATGTGCTCTTTTATTCAGGTATATCTACTCTACTGCAGAGCTGGGTTGGGTCACG CTTGCCACTGATCCAGGCTCCATCTCTGGATTTCCTGATCCCTGCCATGACCCTGATTTCTGCTCAGGCCG AGATTCCTGTAGCCTGCAGGGGGCAGTGTCTCAAACCCGAGGAGACTGTGGCCCCAGAACACCCAATAAGAGAG TTGAGAGGGATGACTGTTGTCACAGGTGTGGTGCAGTTGGCCCTGGGTTTGACTGGTGTGAGTGGGTTTGCATTGGGACGGAGTGGACCTTTAGTTCTGGCCCCGCTCCTCTGCATCCTGGGGTTTTCCATCTACAGGAACGCAGCACTGCTTTGTTCTGACCACTGGGGCATGGCTGCACT GGCAATTATGCTTCTGGTAATCCTGTCCCAACACCTGCACTCCTTTCTGCGCTTATCTGTGTTTCCGCTCTGCCGGAAGCTTTGT GTACTTCTGTCTGTGATGTTGACGTGGGGTGTTTGTGCCGCTCTGATAAAGTGGGGACATGTTCACCTTACCTCTATTGCCCAGATACTTTCAACGGAGAGAGTTTTAAATGACACCTTTATACAGTCCATGAACACTATGAACTCATCTAACATTCTTTTTTCTAATCACATTGTACCCTGGCTTTACTTCCCCCTTCCTG CTTCAGCGCTCCCCCTAATGTCTGGAAAAAGCATTGCAGCAGGAGTGGCTGGAGGCCTGTCTGCCAGTGTCAGCTCTACAGCTGTGTATGTGGTAGCAGCTCGACTCCTGAAGGCTCCTGTGCCCCCAGCACATGCCTGTAACCGGGGCCTGTGTGTGGATGGGTTAGGAAGTTTGCTAACTGGCCTGATGGGGGCGCCAGTAGGTCTTTGCAGCAGTGTGCCTAATGCATGCGTTATTGGCCTCAACCAG tCTGGGTCTCGGAGCACAGTGCAGTTAGCCggtgtgtttttgttaattttggGTGTGTCTCCACAACTAGCTCGGATCCTCTGCTCAGTCCCTCTGGCCGTCCATG GTGCTGTGCTCAGCGTGACCTACACAATCGCCATAGCAACAGGCATAACTTATTTCCAACATGCCGATGTGGACTCAGGACGCAACATTTTCAACATCGGCTTTACAATGTTCATGTCATTGGCATTGCCGCGCTGGTTTACAATTCACTCGGAGTTTATTCAAACGG GTTCACCCAGTGTCGATGTTCTTCTCCAGTCTCTTTTGACGTTACCCGTTTTCTTTGTTGGGGTTTTGGCTTTTTTTCTAGAGCTTACCGTTTCAG GATCTCTGTCTGAGAGGGGCCTTCTCCGACGTCAAGGCACCAACAAGATTCAGTCACTGGCTGACCAGCAGCAAGGATACAGCTATAGCCCAGATTCAGTGTATGACCCACCTCCCCTATTCCTAAAACTTCTGGAGCTGCGTGGACTAAGAACTGTGCCCTTCTGTGCCTGCAGAACCCCAAATATTGAAGTAGTCACTGTAACTGTACCTGAGATGTCTAATTTATTAGGTGAAAAAGATCCCGTTGTTAGTAGCACTTGA
- the ihha gene encoding indian hedgehog signaling molecule a, protein MRLPVVFGFLIGCALIFAPVNEGCGPGRGYGKRRPPQKLTPLNYKQFSPQVAEKTLGASGRHEGKITRNSERFKELTPNYNPDIIFKDEENTGADRLMTQRCKDKLNALAISVMNMWPGVKLRVTEGWDEDGNHFEDSLHYEGRAVDITTSDRNRNKYGMLARLAVEAGFDWVYYESKAHIHCSVKSDHSVAAKTGGCFPASAYVTVEGGTLKTMDSLQPGEKVLASSESDGTGPLLYSEVITFLDRDHTVQKRFYSIQTDSGATLSLTAAHLLFVSVGNCSGPVVSGALRSVYASDVRPGQCVVSTREQQGYLSRVTKIQIQEDRGVFAPLTRHGTVVVNGIVSSCYAAVDQQRLAHWAFGPLRVLYNWGGPVGHQAVGIHWYSSLLHWVGTHVLDPTHFHPWSMTDNDR, encoded by the exons ATGCGTCTCCCCGTGGTGTTTGGGTTCCTCATCGGCTGCGCCCTGATTTTCGCACCTGTTAACGAGGGCTGTGGGCCGGGGAGGGGATATGGGAAAAGGCGGCCTCCGCAGAAACTGACACCCCTTAATTACAAGCAGTTTAGTCCGCAAGTCGCCGAAAAGACACTGGGAGCAAGCGGGAGACACGAGGGCAAGATAACCAGGAACTCAGAGCGCTTTAAAGAGCTGACGCCGAACTACAATCCCGACATCATCTTCAAAGATGAGGAGAACACAGGTGCGGATCGACTCATGACGCAG CGCTGTAAAGATAAGCTGAACGCTCTGGCTATCTCTGTGATGAACATGTGGCCCGGCGTGAAGCTCAGAGTGACTGAGGGCTGGGATGAAGACGGTAATCACTTTGAAGATTCACTGCACTACGAGGGAAGAGCTGTCGATATCACCACCTCGGATCGCAACCGTAATAAATACGGCATGTTGGCACGTCTAGCGGTGGAGGCCGGTTTTGATTGGGTCTACTATGAGTCCAAAGCTCACATCCACTGCAGTGTGAAATCAG ATCACTCTGTGGCTGCTAAAACCGGAGGTTGTTTTCCTGCATCGGCGTATGTCACGGTTGAGGGCGGTACCTTGAAGACCATGGATAGCTTACAACCTGGAGAGAAAGTTCTCGCATCTTCAGAGAGCGACGGCACCGGACCGCTCCTCTACAGCGAAGTCATCACCTTCCTGGACCGAGATCATACCGTACAGAAGCGGTTCTACAGCATCCAAACAGACTCCGGTGCCACACTTAGCTTGACCGCAGCCCATCTCCTTTTTGTGTCCGTGGGGAACTGCTCAGGGCCTGTTGTGAGCGGAGCGCTGCGATCCGTATACGCCAGTGACGTGCGGCCAGGTCAATGTGTGGTGTCCACACGAGAACAGCAGGGATACCTGTCCCGGGTCACTAAGATCCAGATCCAGGAGGACAGGGGCGTTTTTGCTCCGCTTACCCGCCACGGTACAGTGGTGGTCAATGGCATCGTTTCCTCCTGCTACGCAGCCGTGGACCAGCAAAGGCTTGCACATTGGGCGTTTGGCCCACTCAGGGTACTTTATAACTGGGGCGGGCCAGTTGGACATCAGGCTGTGGGGATACATTGGTATTCCTCACTGCTGCACTGGGTTGGGACTCATGTGCTGGACCCAACACATTTTCACCCCTGGAGCATGACAGACAATGACAGATGA
- the slc23a3 gene encoding solute carrier family 23 member 3 isoform X2, whose translation MTLISAQAEIPVACRGQCLKPEETVAPEHPIRELRGMTVVTGVVQLALGLTGVSGFALGRSGPLVLAPLLCILGFSIYRNAALLCSDHWGMAALAIMLLVILSQHLHSFLRLSVFPLCRKLCVLLSVMLTWGVCAALIKWGHVHLTSIAQILSTERVLNDTFIQSMNTMNSSNILFSNHIVPWLYFPLPASALPLMSGKSIAAGVAGGLSASVSSTAVYVVAARLLKAPVPPAHACNRGLCVDGLGSLLTGLMGAPVGLCSSVPNACVIGLNQSGSRSTVQLAGVFLLILGVSPQLARILCSVPLAVHGAVLSVTYTIAIATGITYFQHADVDSGRNIFNIGFTMFMSLALPRWFTIHSEFIQTGSPSVDVLLQSLLTLPVFFVGVLAFFLELTVSGSLSERGLLRRQGTNKIQSLADQQQGYSYSPDSVYDPPPLFLKLLELRGLRTVPFCACRTPNIEVVTVTVPEMSNLLGEKDPVVSST comes from the exons ATGACCCTGATTTCTGCTCAGGCCG AGATTCCTGTAGCCTGCAGGGGGCAGTGTCTCAAACCCGAGGAGACTGTGGCCCCAGAACACCCAATAAGAGAG TTGAGAGGGATGACTGTTGTCACAGGTGTGGTGCAGTTGGCCCTGGGTTTGACTGGTGTGAGTGGGTTTGCATTGGGACGGAGTGGACCTTTAGTTCTGGCCCCGCTCCTCTGCATCCTGGGGTTTTCCATCTACAGGAACGCAGCACTGCTTTGTTCTGACCACTGGGGCATGGCTGCACT GGCAATTATGCTTCTGGTAATCCTGTCCCAACACCTGCACTCCTTTCTGCGCTTATCTGTGTTTCCGCTCTGCCGGAAGCTTTGT GTACTTCTGTCTGTGATGTTGACGTGGGGTGTTTGTGCCGCTCTGATAAAGTGGGGACATGTTCACCTTACCTCTATTGCCCAGATACTTTCAACGGAGAGAGTTTTAAATGACACCTTTATACAGTCCATGAACACTATGAACTCATCTAACATTCTTTTTTCTAATCACATTGTACCCTGGCTTTACTTCCCCCTTCCTG CTTCAGCGCTCCCCCTAATGTCTGGAAAAAGCATTGCAGCAGGAGTGGCTGGAGGCCTGTCTGCCAGTGTCAGCTCTACAGCTGTGTATGTGGTAGCAGCTCGACTCCTGAAGGCTCCTGTGCCCCCAGCACATGCCTGTAACCGGGGCCTGTGTGTGGATGGGTTAGGAAGTTTGCTAACTGGCCTGATGGGGGCGCCAGTAGGTCTTTGCAGCAGTGTGCCTAATGCATGCGTTATTGGCCTCAACCAG tCTGGGTCTCGGAGCACAGTGCAGTTAGCCggtgtgtttttgttaattttggGTGTGTCTCCACAACTAGCTCGGATCCTCTGCTCAGTCCCTCTGGCCGTCCATG GTGCTGTGCTCAGCGTGACCTACACAATCGCCATAGCAACAGGCATAACTTATTTCCAACATGCCGATGTGGACTCAGGACGCAACATTTTCAACATCGGCTTTACAATGTTCATGTCATTGGCATTGCCGCGCTGGTTTACAATTCACTCGGAGTTTATTCAAACGG GTTCACCCAGTGTCGATGTTCTTCTCCAGTCTCTTTTGACGTTACCCGTTTTCTTTGTTGGGGTTTTGGCTTTTTTTCTAGAGCTTACCGTTTCAG GATCTCTGTCTGAGAGGGGCCTTCTCCGACGTCAAGGCACCAACAAGATTCAGTCACTGGCTGACCAGCAGCAAGGATACAGCTATAGCCCAGATTCAGTGTATGACCCACCTCCCCTATTCCTAAAACTTCTGGAGCTGCGTGGACTAAGAACTGTGCCCTTCTGTGCCTGCAGAACCCCAAATATTGAAGTAGTCACTGTAACTGTACCTGAGATGTCTAATTTATTAGGTGAAAAAGATCCCGTTGTTAGTAGCACTTGA